In the Halalkalicoccus sp. NIPERK01 genome, one interval contains:
- the gyrA gene encoding DNA gyrase subunit A, producing MSSDVPNPNIDAARIDTVRIEDEMEQSYIDYAMSVIAGRALPDVRDGLKPVHRRILYAMHEMGVTSRSSHRKSSSVVGETMGDYHPHGDSAIYDTLVRMAQGFSMRYPLVDGQGNFGSVDGDPAAAMRYTEARMSPIAEELLADIGKDTVEFQSNYDDRLEEPEVLPSAIPNLLVNGSSGIAVGMSTNVPPHNLREVIDATIHLIENPECSIPDLMEHVKGPDFPTGANIVGREPIHSAYTTGRGRIRVRAEFEREQAGKRERIVITELPFQQNKSRLVERIAENVNEGKIEGISDLRDESDRDGIRIAIDLKRGANADVVENQLLEHHLERTFGVINLALVDGQPRVLDLKETLEHYVAHRKEVVRRRSEYDLGEAEERAHILEGRLRALDDVDNVVELIRDAEDRESAKADLREEFDFSEAQAEHIVRMQLGSLTSLERDEIAEEYDALVEEIERLETILANESELLGVIKAELREIREEYGDDRRTSIVEGGDTVLHEDLIPEEDSLILVTEDDYVKRMPVAAFDPQGRGGKGIIGANLKEGDRVSKVFRANTHDYLLCFTNHGKAYQLRGFDIPEMSRTARGKSAVNILDLEADEELTAVVNTDDFDDEEFLTMVTERGYVKRTEAGAFERVRSTGLIAASLEEGDRLVDVTVTDGSTDLVIATREGMAIRFPESEARAMGRTARGVNGIKLQEGDSVVGLVTAEEGRDLLTITENGYGKRTPFSEYRTQSRYGKGLIDIKTGERNGPVAAVESVSEADDLVVMSDDAQIMRIHAADVSTVGRNTMGVIVMRLAGDDRVASVDVIRDAA from the coding sequence ATGAGTTCCGACGTACCCAACCCGAACATCGACGCCGCACGCATCGACACCGTCCGAATCGAGGACGAGATGGAGCAGTCGTACATCGACTACGCGATGAGCGTCATCGCAGGCCGGGCGCTGCCCGACGTCCGCGACGGCCTCAAACCCGTCCACCGGCGCATCCTGTATGCGATGCACGAAATGGGCGTGACGAGTCGCTCCAGCCACCGCAAGTCCTCCTCGGTCGTCGGCGAGACGATGGGGGACTACCACCCCCACGGCGACAGCGCGATCTACGACACGCTCGTCCGGATGGCCCAGGGCTTCTCGATGCGCTATCCACTGGTCGACGGTCAGGGCAACTTCGGCTCCGTCGACGGCGACCCCGCGGCGGCCATGCGCTACACCGAGGCCCGGATGAGCCCGATCGCAGAGGAACTGCTCGCGGACATCGGGAAGGACACCGTCGAGTTCCAGTCGAACTACGACGACCGCCTCGAGGAACCGGAGGTCCTGCCCTCGGCGATCCCCAACCTACTGGTCAACGGCTCGTCGGGCATCGCCGTCGGGATGAGCACCAACGTCCCGCCGCACAATCTGAGAGAGGTGATCGACGCGACGATCCACCTGATCGAGAACCCGGAGTGTTCGATCCCGGACCTGATGGAACACGTCAAGGGGCCGGACTTCCCGACGGGTGCGAACATCGTGGGTCGGGAGCCGATCCATTCCGCCTATACAACGGGCCGCGGGCGGATCCGCGTGCGCGCGGAGTTCGAGCGCGAGCAGGCGGGCAAGCGAGAGCGGATCGTCATCACGGAGCTACCCTTCCAGCAGAACAAGTCGCGGCTGGTCGAACGCATCGCCGAGAACGTCAACGAGGGAAAGATCGAGGGTATCTCGGACCTGCGCGACGAGTCCGACAGAGATGGGATTCGAATCGCGATCGACCTCAAGCGCGGCGCGAACGCCGACGTCGTCGAGAACCAGCTCTTAGAGCACCACCTCGAACGGACCTTCGGCGTCATCAACCTCGCGCTGGTCGACGGCCAGCCCCGGGTGCTCGACCTGAAGGAGACCCTCGAGCACTACGTCGCACACAGAAAGGAGGTCGTCCGTCGGCGCAGCGAGTACGATCTGGGCGAGGCCGAAGAGCGCGCGCACATCCTCGAGGGACGGCTGAGGGCGCTCGACGACGTCGACAACGTGGTCGAGTTGATCCGCGATGCGGAGGACCGCGAGAGCGCGAAGGCCGACCTGAGAGAGGAGTTCGACTTCTCGGAGGCCCAGGCCGAACACATCGTCCGGATGCAACTGGGCAGCCTGACCTCGCTCGAACGCGATGAGATCGCCGAGGAGTACGACGCGCTGGTCGAGGAGATCGAGCGCCTCGAAACCATCCTCGCGAACGAATCGGAGCTCCTGGGCGTCATCAAGGCGGAACTCCGGGAGATCCGCGAGGAGTACGGCGACGATCGGCGAACCAGCATCGTCGAGGGCGGCGACACGGTGCTCCACGAGGACCTCATCCCCGAGGAGGACTCCCTGATCCTCGTCACCGAGGACGACTACGTCAAGCGGATGCCCGTCGCGGCGTTCGACCCGCAGGGCCGGGGCGGCAAGGGGATCATCGGCGCGAACCTCAAGGAGGGCGACCGCGTCTCGAAGGTGTTCCGCGCGAACACCCACGACTACCTGCTTTGCTTTACGAACCACGGCAAGGCCTACCAGCTTCGCGGCTTCGACATCCCCGAGATGAGCCGCACGGCCCGCGGGAAGTCGGCGGTGAACATCCTCGACCTCGAGGCCGACGAGGAGTTGACGGCGGTCGTGAACACCGACGACTTCGACGACGAGGAGTTCCTGACGATGGTCACCGAACGCGGCTACGTCAAGCGGACCGAGGCCGGCGCATTCGAGCGGGTCCGGTCGACGGGCCTGATCGCCGCCTCGCTCGAAGAGGGCGATCGGCTGGTCGACGTCACCGTCACCGACGGCTCGACCGACCTCGTGATCGCCACGCGCGAGGGGATGGCAATCCGCTTTCCCGAGAGCGAGGCCCGCGCGATGGGACGCACCGCCAGAGGAGTGAACGGGATCAAGCTACAGGAGGGTGATTCGGTCGTCGGTCTCGTCACGGCGGAGGAGGGCCGTGACCTGCTGACGATCACCGAGAACGGCTACGGCAAGCGCACCCCCTTTTCCGAGTACCGCACCCAGTCGCGCTACGGAAAGGGGCTGATCGACATCAAGACGGGCGAGCGAAACGGGCCGGTCGCCGCCGTCGAGTCCGTGAGCGAGGCCGACGACCTCGTGGTGATGAGCGACGACGCCCAGATCATGCGGATCCACGCCGCCGACGTCTCGACGGTGGGACGAAACACCATGGGCGTGATCGTAATGCGACTCGCCGGGGACGACCGCGTCGCCAGCGTCGACGTGATCCGCGACGCCGCGTAG
- a CDS encoding MTH865 family protein, with amino-acid sequence MADKDDLRSQLRDAFADADYPVKNQMDLVPALPNGPATKFESDGTSFTAMEMATRLSGHQEFPYEDVDSLVNDVMVGLEKEDMI; translated from the coding sequence ATGGCAGACAAAGACGACCTCCGGTCGCAGCTCCGTGACGCCTTCGCCGACGCGGACTACCCCGTCAAGAACCAGATGGACCTCGTCCCCGCGCTCCCGAACGGGCCCGCGACGAAGTTCGAGTCCGACGGCACGAGTTTCACCGCCATGGAGATGGCCACCCGCCTGTCGGGCCACCAGGAGTTCCCCTACGAGGACGTCGATTCGCTCGTCAACGACGTCATGGTCGGCCTCGAAAAAGAGGACATGATCTGA
- a CDS encoding polyprenyl synthetase family protein — protein MRDVLTEWRPVVDDAIEELLPRDIDEAYLEEWFGPASHRYDSGAIQRALSDPIWDLLDRGGKRWRAVVCLLLLDGFGADPHEYLPYACIPEILHNGTIIVDDVEDEARIRRGKPALHHEFGQDIALNAGNAMYFLPLKVVGKNPADLDPGTQLAIYDMLMDELNRTHLGQGMDIYWHRNREATVAEAEYLEMCACKTGCLGRIVARLAALITDQSSAVEREIAKYAEDMSIAFQIGDDILDVESTVEGNAEFGKAFGNDIREGKRTLMAIHALSEADAEDADRLSTILHEPENTREEILEAIEVLQSTGSVEYARERALEFAESAREHLREVPLDEVRAEQLASFTEFVIDRDV, from the coding sequence ATGCGGGACGTCCTAACCGAGTGGCGGCCGGTCGTCGACGACGCGATCGAGGAACTCCTCCCCCGCGACATCGACGAGGCCTATCTGGAGGAGTGGTTCGGACCGGCGAGCCACCGGTACGATTCGGGGGCGATCCAGCGCGCGCTGTCGGATCCGATCTGGGACCTCCTCGACCGGGGCGGGAAGCGCTGGCGGGCGGTCGTCTGTCTGCTGCTGCTCGATGGGTTCGGGGCCGACCCCCACGAGTACCTCCCCTACGCCTGTATCCCCGAGATCCTGCACAACGGGACGATCATCGTCGACGACGTGGAGGACGAAGCCCGGATCCGCCGGGGGAAGCCCGCTCTGCACCACGAGTTCGGACAGGACATCGCGCTCAACGCCGGCAACGCGATGTACTTCCTCCCCCTGAAGGTGGTCGGCAAGAACCCCGCGGACCTCGATCCGGGGACCCAACTCGCGATCTACGACATGCTCATGGACGAACTCAACCGCACGCATCTGGGCCAGGGGATGGACATCTACTGGCACCGGAACCGCGAGGCGACGGTCGCCGAGGCGGAGTACCTCGAGATGTGTGCGTGCAAGACGGGCTGTCTGGGGCGGATCGTCGCCCGCCTCGCCGCCCTCATCACCGACCAGTCCTCGGCGGTCGAACGCGAGATCGCCAAGTACGCCGAGGACATGTCCATCGCGTTCCAGATCGGCGACGACATCCTCGACGTCGAGAGCACGGTCGAGGGTAACGCCGAGTTCGGCAAGGCCTTCGGCAACGACATCCGCGAGGGCAAACGCACCCTGATGGCGATTCACGCCCTCTCGGAGGCCGACGCCGAGGACGCAGACCGGCTGTCGACGATCCTCCACGAGCCGGAGAACACGCGCGAGGAGATCCTCGAGGCCATCGAGGTCCTCCAGTCGACCGGGAGCGTCGAGTACGCCCGCGAGCGGGCGTTGGAGTTCGCCGAGAGCGCCCGCGAGCACCTCCGGGAGGTCCCCCTCGACGAGGTGCGCGCCGAGCAACTCGCCTCCTTCACCGAGTTCGTCATCGACCGGGACGTCTAG
- a CDS encoding alpha/beta fold hydrolase, whose amino-acid sequence MATVRTGDIETYYEQRGSGPAIVFVHGAILDHGQWTPQMEPLSDDYTTIAYDVRGHGRTGGSARERYSIELFAEDLAALVTALDLDRPVLCGHSMGGCIAQAYAARYPDRLAGLVLADTFAPEPLTRGEWVQRSLLLRATVPPVRLLGYERVERALVWLHERLSRGASGDYGEIERLRSGGPRMATDEFAKVIRAVARFHETDLDLAAITTPTLVIYGENEPAFVRRHVPTLETTLPDATVREVPGAGHASNLDDPDSFTRSIREFLARIGFADPAHGTE is encoded by the coding sequence ATGGCGACGGTGCGGACCGGCGACATCGAAACGTACTACGAACAGCGAGGCTCCGGCCCGGCGATTGTCTTCGTCCACGGCGCGATCCTCGATCACGGCCAGTGGACCCCACAGATGGAGCCACTGAGCGACGACTACACCACGATCGCCTACGACGTGCGGGGCCACGGACGGACCGGCGGGTCGGCCAGGGAACGCTACTCGATCGAACTGTTCGCCGAGGACCTCGCCGCGCTCGTCACCGCGCTCGACCTCGACCGGCCCGTGCTCTGTGGGCACTCGATGGGCGGGTGTATCGCACAGGCCTACGCGGCCAGGTATCCCGATAGGCTGGCCGGCCTCGTGCTCGCCGATACGTTCGCGCCGGAACCCCTCACCCGTGGCGAGTGGGTACAGCGGTCGCTCCTGTTGCGCGCGACCGTTCCGCCGGTGCGACTCCTCGGGTACGAACGCGTCGAGCGGGCGCTGGTGTGGCTCCACGAACGGCTTTCGAGGGGCGCGAGCGGCGATTACGGCGAGATCGAACGGCTCCGGTCGGGGGGGCCGCGGATGGCGACCGACGAGTTCGCGAAGGTGATCCGGGCGGTCGCGCGGTTCCACGAGACGGACCTCGACCTCGCTGCGATCACGACGCCGACCCTGGTTATCTACGGCGAGAACGAACCGGCGTTCGTTCGCCGGCACGTCCCGACCCTGGAAACGACGCTCCCGGACGCCACCGTTCGGGAGGTCCCCGGCGCGGGCCACGCCTCGAACCTCGACGACCCAGACTCCTTCACCCGGTCGATCCGGGAGTTCCTCGCGCGAATCGGGTTCGCCGATCCCGCACACGGGACCGAGTGA
- a CDS encoding M42 family metallopeptidase, translated as MAVDPDFEYDLLKRLTETRGVPGYEDRVREIVREELSGEVDELRTDAMGNVIGTLEGDSDYSVVVAAHMDEIGFMVTHVDDRGFLAVDPLGGFDPRVLKAQRVTVHTQSGDLPGVIGSPPPHTLDEEEREQTPKTEDVRIDLGLGSETVDKRVSPGDLVTLDQDTETVGDHITGKAIDNRVSVFALIEAARRIADPAVTVHFAATVQEEVGLRGAHALGVDLDPDLAIALDTTVANDVPGFEEREYVTRCGEGTAIKLKDSSVITSPKVHRRLAEVAENEGISHQFEVLPAGGTDTAGFQTSAGAKPVGAISIPTRYLHTVTESAHVEDVAATIDLLSAFLDAETGERDYRL; from the coding sequence ATGGCAGTCGACCCCGACTTCGAGTACGACCTGCTGAAGCGCCTGACCGAAACACGCGGAGTTCCCGGCTACGAGGACCGGGTGCGCGAGATCGTCCGCGAGGAACTCTCGGGGGAGGTCGACGAACTGCGCACCGACGCGATGGGCAACGTGATCGGCACCCTCGAGGGCGATTCGGACTATTCGGTGGTCGTCGCGGCCCACATGGACGAGATCGGGTTCATGGTCACGCACGTCGACGACCGGGGCTTTCTCGCGGTCGATCCGTTAGGCGGGTTCGATCCCCGCGTGCTGAAGGCCCAGCGAGTGACGGTTCACACGCAGTCGGGCGATCTGCCCGGGGTGATCGGCTCGCCGCCGCCCCACACCCTCGACGAGGAGGAACGAGAGCAGACCCCGAAGACCGAGGACGTGCGCATCGACCTCGGACTCGGTTCGGAGACGGTCGATAAGCGCGTCTCCCCCGGTGATCTCGTGACGCTGGATCAAGATACGGAAACCGTCGGCGACCATATCACGGGAAAGGCGATCGACAACCGGGTCAGCGTCTTCGCGCTGATCGAGGCCGCCCGGCGGATCGCGGACCCCGCGGTGACCGTCCACTTCGCCGCGACCGTCCAGGAGGAGGTCGGTCTCCGGGGAGCCCACGCGCTCGGGGTGGATCTGGACCCGGATCTGGCGATCGCGCTGGACACCACCGTCGCGAACGACGTGCCGGGCTTCGAGGAGCGCGAGTACGTCACCCGCTGTGGCGAGGGGACCGCGATCAAACTGAAGGATTCGAGCGTGATCACCAGCCCGAAGGTCCACAGACGGCTCGCAGAAGTGGCCGAAAACGAGGGGATCAGCCACCAGTTCGAGGTCCTGCCCGCCGGGGGCACCGACACCGCGGGATTCCAGACGTCGGCCGGAGCCAAGCCCGTCGGCGCGATCTCGATCCCCACCCGGTACCTCCATACGGTCACCGAGAGCGCCCACGTCGAGGACGTCGCGGCGACGATCGACCTCCTGAGCGCCTTCCTCGACGCCGAGACGGGCGAGCGCGACTACCGGCTCTGA